The segment TAGCCCATGTCAATTACTAATTGCTCCATCTCTTCAGGAAGTAATCGATATAGATCAGTCATTATGTATTGACAGTCTCAAATGATATTATAATTTAATCAATAATATTGAAAATAAAAGAAAATTCAAAAAGAATTGAAGAGAAAGGAGAAGAATTACTCTTCAATTGGTTCTGAATCATCTAATTCAGGGTCTACTGTAGATTTTACAACATCCTCGACTTCAGGTGTTTCTACTGTAGCCTCGACTTCAGGTGTTTCTACTGTAGCCTCGACTTCAGGTGTTTCTACTGTAGCCTCTACCTTAGGCTCTTTTGCTGCTTTTGTTTTTTTGGTAGTCTTTTTCGTCTTTTTCTCAGCTTCTTCAGGATCAATTACTCCTGCTTCGCCTAGAGCAAAGATTACTTCCTCTTCAGGGTGGTGAGGACTATCTACCATTCTAGCAATTCGCTTCTTACCTGATTTCTTAAAGTAGATTCTATAGGTACTTGTATGTGCAACTACGTTTCCACCAATAGGTCGTGTTGGATCTCCAAAGAAGACATCAGGTGATGCCATAACTTGGTTGGTGGCAATTGCAGCACAGTTGTATGTTTCTGCAATCCTTGATAACAAATGAACAAAGTGATTGAGTTTTTGTTGTCTGACTGACAATGTTCCTCTTCCGAGATATTCAGCACGGAACAATCCAACTGCAGAGTCGGCAACAATTAGTTTAACATTGTTTTCTTCAATTATAGGACCGGCTTCTTCTAGAATCAATACTTGATGTGCGCTGTTATATGCACGAGCAACTATGATGTTATCTAGAACTTTTTCAGGATCCATGTCATGAGCTTTGGCAATGGATACGATTCTTTCAGGTCGAAAAGTATTTTCAGTATCAATATACAAAACACTGCCTTCAAGACCGCCTTCTTCTTTGGTTTTTTGAACCATTACAGACATTGTATGAGCAAATTGTGTTTTACCACAACCAAATTCACCATAAACTTCTGTTAAGGCCTGAGTCTCAAGACCACCATCAAATAATGTATCAAGGCAGTTTGTACCAGTTGTAATTTTACCAATGCTTTGTCGGTGTTTGTAAATTTCACTTGCACTAACAAAATGTTTGGCAATTAATCCCCCATCAACTAAGTGTTGTCTGGCTTTATTGACAATTTTTTCAGCAGTGTCCTTTTCCATTCCAGTTATTTCTGCAATTTCTACAGGACCCCTGACGATGAGGTCCATGACGTTGTGGACACCTGCATCGGATAATTTTCTTGTGGTTACAGGACCTACGCCCTCTAAACTATCTAATCTTAAATCTTCCATACCGTATGGTACGGTACCAGTACTTTATAAGAGTATTGTTTTAGGGTTCTGCTAACTTGTCGAGACCTGAAATATAGATCTTCTCCAAATTGAGTTTCATTCCTAGTTAGAATTTGCCTTGTGTAAACTGGCGTTTTGGATTATGGTTTTCCACCTGTTCTTTCCATCTACTTTTATCAAGGCTTCCTCTGATGGGGTCTTTCCCTTCAAAGCACCATGTTTCTTTGTGAAATTGTAATATGCTTTCATTCCATCAATTATAGGAGTATCTTTTTTCTTTAGACCTCTAAACACTTTTTCTCTGTCTCTAATCTCCCCATTGAGACGTTCCATTTTATTATTATTCATATCACCTTGAATGTGAATATGTCTAGTATGTTGTGTCTTTTTGCCAAATATCCTCTTTGAGGATTTTCTATATGCTGGCAATCCATCTGTTATGAATTGAGTTGGATTTTTGCCTATCGCCTCTTTTGTGAGTTTTAACAAATTATCTGCATTATGTTGAAACTTTGTGTCTGCCATATCAGAAGCAAGCCAATACCTTGTATCATCATCCATGCTTGCAAATAGATATTTTTGTTTGCCTGCAACCTTTATCCATACTTCATCTGCCCTAACCCAATTTCCAGTTCTTGGAATAATCTCGTTTAGATACTTTGAAACCATTGTAGAGTATTTACAAATCCATTTGTATATAGCAACATCAGATACTTCAATTCCCATCATCTCATAGTGATTTGAAATATCACGTGTTGACATTCCAGAATAGTACATCTGCAAAGCACCTGTAATCGTATTTACATCAAATCTTGTTTTCTCAAATCCATGATTTGCTGAGAATTTCTTTTTACAGTCAAGGCACTTGAAAATCTGAACTGTACAGTTCTTGTTCTTTCTAGTTCCTTTTTTGGTTATTCTGCCTGAATCACAATATTTGCAAAGATTAAGTTGAGAACGTTCCATGATTCTAAATACATTGTTTCTGTAACACTTATTTTTCATGATTAATTCCAATACAATTTTGATATGCTTACAGTCTGCCTTTCTAACTGAATGGTCTTTGCACTCACAAACTAGACCGTTATCAGTCTTTGATACGATGTAGAATGTATTAGGATTAGTTTGTGAACGAACCTTGAATCTGTTTGATTCAAACTGTGAAGCATAGCCTGATGATTCCATCATTTGTTTTGCTCGTTGTTTTCTTGGATTCATTGTTATACTATATTGGTAGTATAACTAGAATATATAGTTAGTTATCAAAGTAGTATAACTTTATTAAAGTAGAAAATGTTTCGATAGAGTAATGGGATCACGTAACATCAAGAACATTAAGGGTAAGGACTATCTTTACTACATAATTTCTGAGGATGGGAAGAAGAAAGCAATCTATTGTGGTCTATTATCAAATCCAGAATCAGAAAAGAAAGCATTGAAACTGGAATTAGGACAATTAAAACAACAGAAAAAGAATCTATCTGAAAAAGTCATTGAGATAGAAAATAAGTTGAAAAAATGATCAATTGGATTATTTTAGATTGTTAGAATATGGTAGGGATTTGATATAATCTTCCATAAACTGCCAATCAGGTTTACCTTCATCATCCACAGGCAGTTTGATTATGGAGTTATTCATTCTATCGAGACTCCATTTTCTACTATAATTATATTTGAATTTCTCTAAACGTATCAAAGAAATCAAAAACATTGCAATAAACTGATTTAATGTAAATTTTGGAACAAATACATGAACTGCTTCTGTGGAACAAAATGGGAATGGTTGATAAAATGATTCTCCTACACTGCCATCTCTATTGACTGTTATTACATTACCCCTATGTTCAGGTTTGATATTCAACTTTCCAGTCAAACCATTATTTTTTTCAAGAGATGTGATATACGGGGTTTCTCCATTTTCATCCATATCTTTTTTTTGTGCACCTTGACCTTTACCTCTTTCAATTGAAAACAATTTATCATATCTGAAATATTCCCATTTTCTATCACTTAATTTTAGATTTAATTGATGAAATGATTTTTCAGGTATTGTAAGTTTAATAGATTTTTTTTGTTCAAT is part of the Nitrosopumilus sp. b3 genome and harbors:
- the radA gene encoding DNA repair and recombination protein RadA; translation: MEDLRLDSLEGVGPVTTRKLSDAGVHNVMDLIVRGPVEIAEITGMEKDTAEKIVNKARQHLVDGGLIAKHFVSASEIYKHRQSIGKITTGTNCLDTLFDGGLETQALTEVYGEFGCGKTQFAHTMSVMVQKTKEEGGLEGSVLYIDTENTFRPERIVSIAKAHDMDPEKVLDNIIVARAYNSAHQVLILEEAGPIIEENNVKLIVADSAVGLFRAEYLGRGTLSVRQQKLNHFVHLLSRIAETYNCAAIATNQVMASPDVFFGDPTRPIGGNVVAHTSTYRIYFKKSGKKRIARMVDSPHHPEEEVIFALGEAGVIDPEEAEKKTKKTTKKTKAAKEPKVEATVETPEVEATVETPEVEATVETPEVEDVVKSTVDPELDDSEPIEE
- a CDS encoding DDE-type integrase/transposase/recombinase produces the protein MNPRKQRAKQMMESSGYASQFESNRFKVRSQTNPNTFYIVSKTDNGLVCECKDHSVRKADCKHIKIVLELIMKNKCYRNNVFRIMERSQLNLCKYCDSGRITKKGTRKNKNCTVQIFKCLDCKKKFSANHGFEKTRFDVNTITGALQMYYSGMSTRDISNHYEMMGIEVSDVAIYKWICKYSTMVSKYLNEIIPRTGNWVRADEVWIKVAGKQKYLFASMDDDTRYWLASDMADTKFQHNADNLLKLTKEAIGKNPTQFITDGLPAYRKSSKRIFGKKTQHTRHIHIQGDMNNNKMERLNGEIRDREKVFRGLKKKDTPIIDGMKAYYNFTKKHGALKGKTPSEEALIKVDGKNRWKTIIQNASLHKANSN
- a CDS encoding restriction endonuclease subunit S, which encodes MKISNNQDNKFDLNVKNWKEFKIDDLFTMYTGGDKPKENDPKHKDGVWVNSIENLTTNNGIKGKVRYDGNKKFKNFISVASIGVNTGHAFYQSELGAVFTRVKALVPKKDTKLNQYTAIFLITLFRLEKMKYSYGRILDSARLHSMIIKLPVDDEGKPDWQFMEDYIHNIEQKKSIKLTIPEKSFHQLNLKLSDRKWEYFRYDKLFSIERGKGQGAQKKDMDENGETPYITSLEKNNGLTGKLNIKPEHRGNVITVNRDGSVGESFYQPFPFCSTEAVHVFVPKFTLNQFIAMFLISLIRLEKFKYNYSRKWSLDRMNNSIIKLPVDDEGKPDWQFMEDYIKSLPYSNNLK